The Candidatus Deferrimicrobium borealis region GGAAGGGATCACGTACGGGGAAATGAAGCGGTTCGTCTACTTCCTCGCGGAAGGTTCCGGCTCCCCCTCGGAACAGCTCTGGGAATCGATCGTCTACGGGAGGATCGAGGGGGCGGAATCGGCCGGCGGCGCATCGTTGGAATTGACCCCCGGCTCCACGACGCCCTTCATCCTGGCGGGCGCGACGGAAGTCCTGAAGGAGGTGCTCGTTTCGATCGCGACCCAACGGAAGAGGTCCAGGGTCGAGGAAGGCCGCGACATCGTCTCATCCATCATGAAGGGGCTCCGCCAGGAAGGGATGCTCATCGACCGGCTGATCCGGCTGCAGGGGCACGACGACTACACCGTGACCCACTCGCTCAACGTCTGCATCCTCGTCGTGGCGCAGGCGTCCCGCATCGGACTCCCGGAGAACCGGGTCCGCGAGGCGGGGCTTTCGGCCATGCTGCACGACATCGGCAAGGAGACGACGCCGTCGGACATCCTGACCAAGCCCGGACGGCTGGAATCGGGCGAGTTCGATCTGATGAAAGGGCACCCGGTTGCCGGCGCAAAGCTGCTCCGGAAGATCGACTGCGGAACCGAGCTCCCGATGATCGTCGCGTTCGAGCACCACGTCAAGTACGACCGGACCGGCTATCCGAAGGTCCGCACGCAGGAGCCGCTGCACGTCGCCTCGCACATGACGCAGATCGCCGACGTCTACGACGCGCTGCGCAGCCACCGACCCTACCGGCCGTCCATGGAACTGGAGCGGACCTTGTCGATCATGAGAGAAGGCCGCGGCACCGAGTTCGAGCCCCGCCTGTTCGACAGCTTCGTCGCGACCCTTTCCTGAGACAGCACCGGGCGGGACAACCGCCGGTCATTGGCGATAAAAGGGCGGAGATGGGGCCTCCCGGCTGCGCGCGGCGGAACCCCCCGGTTTCCCCTTCCTGCCGGGGTGGAAGTAGGTATACTGTATGCAAAATCGGAGATCCGGCGCAGAGATGAAATGGCACAAAAGCATCGCAATGAAGATCATCCTGAGCGTCGTCGGGATGATCCTGATCGTCAACGGCGCGCTCGCCTATCTTTTTCTCGGCATCCAGGGAGAAAATCTCAATCATTCGATCCTCCGGACCGCCTCGCAGCTCAGCGAGACGATCAAGAAATCGATCCAGAACGACATGCTCGAGAACCGGAAGGAAGCCGCCTACAAGATCATGGAGACGATCGGGCGGCAGGAGGGGATCGAAAAAGTCCGTGTCTACAGCTCCGAGGGGAAGATCCTCTTCTCCAGCGACAACACCGGCGAGGTCGGCCGGATGGTCGACCAGAAAGCGGAAGCCTGCTTCGGGTGTCATTCGGAAGCCCGCCCGCTCGAGCGGCTGGCGACGTCCGAGCGAAGCCGCATCTTCTTATCCGAGAACGGCAAAGATTCGCGCGGCGGGAACCACCGCGTTCTCGGGATCATCAATCCCATGTACAACGATTCGGGCTGCTCCTCCGCGGCGTGCCACGCTCACCCCACGTCGCAGAAGGTCCTGGGTGTGATCGACGTCACCATGGACCTGAGCGAGGTGGACAGCCAGATGGCGTGGGCGCGCCGCCAGGTCCTGATCGTGAGCGTCGTCTCGGTGTTCGCCATCTTCATCATCGTCGCCTTCATCCTCTTCCACTTCATCGAGAGGCCGATCAAGGAGCTTGTTCTCGGCACGAAGCGGATCTCGGGGGGGGATCTCAACCATTTCATCGGCGTCACGACGAACGACGAGATGGGACACCTGGCGACATCGTTCAACCAGATGACCATGAACCTGCAGAGCGCCCATAAAGAGATCCAGGAGGGGATCCGGAACCTGGAGCACAAGGTGGAAGAGCGGACGCGGGAACTCAAGGCGACCCAGTCGCAGCTCCTTCATTCGGAGAAGCTCGCCGCCGTGGGAGCGTTGGCGGCGACCGTGGCGCACGAGATCAACAACCCGCTGACCGGCGTCTACACGTACATCCGGCTCATGGAGAGGAAGATCGACCAGGGACAGTCCGGGGCGGAGGATATCGCGAAATACAAGGGGTACCTCGACACGATGCGCAGGGAGGTCGAGCGGACGACCGCCATCGTGCAGAACCTGCTCGATTTCACGCGGCCGAAAGATCCGCTCCGCAAGCCCATGGACCTCGTCAAGGTGATGGAGGAGTCCCTCGCCCTCATCGCGAACAAGCTGAGCATCACCAATATCGAGGTGGTGAAGATCCTGAACCCCCTGCCCGCGATCCAGGCCGACCCGGCGCACATGAAGCAGGTGTTCCTGAACCTCCTCATCAACGCCTGCGAAGCCATGGAAGAAGGGGGAACCTTGACGATCCGGTCCGATCACCACCCGGATACGAACACCGTGACGATGAGCGTTCGCGACACGGGGGTCGGGATCGAGGAGAAAGACCGTGCCCGGATCTTCGATCCCTTTTTCTCGACGAAGAAGAAGGGGACCGGGCTGGGTCTCTCGGTCGTCAACGGCATCGTGACCCGCCACAGCGGCAAGGTGGAAATCGACAGCGCCCCCGGGAAGGGAACCGATTTCCGGGTGACTCTGCCCGTCGGGTAAAGGAAAGCGGAGAACATCGGCAACGTCATCTACATCCGGCCTGTCGGGGCGGTGGATCACGGGATCCTCGAATGGCTGAGGAATGAAATGGGGGATTGCCTCATGGCGACCGTCCGGACCATGCCGTCGATCCCCGTTCCCGTCGAAAGCTTCGAGGCCCGTCGGAACCAGTATTATTCGACGAAGATCCTCAAGGAGATGCTCGGGAACGTCCCGCAGGACGCGCTGAAGCTCCTGGGGGTGACGGACAAGGATCTATGCATCCCGATCCTGACGTACGTGTTCGGGGAGGCGCAGGTGGGCGGGACGGCCGCGGTCGTTTCCCTCGCCCGGCTCCGGCAGGAGCATTACGGACTGGCGCCGGACCGGCCGCTGCTCCTGGAGAGACTTCGCAAGGAATGCCTCCACGAGCTGGGGCACACGTTCGGTCTCGTTCATTGTCCGTTGAGGGAGTGCGTGATGCACCTTTCGAACACCGTGGTGGACGTGGACACCAGGGGGGGAGACTTCTGCACGGGTTGCCAGACGGTCGTGGCGTCCAACACCGCGACGGAGAGGCGGGGATGACGATGGAGAAGAAGGTCAATATCATGGTGGTGGACGACGAGGAAATCGTCCGGGCTTCCCTGACCGGCTGGCTCGAGGAGGACGGGTATCACGTGGAGGCCGTGGAGAGCGGCAAGAAGGCGCTGGAACGCCTCCCCGAGAGGAACTGGGACCTGATGCTGGTGGATCTGAAGATGCCCGGGATGGATGGAATCCAGCTGATGGACGAGGTCCACAAGACGTCGCCCGAGATGCTGGTCATCATCATGACGGCCTACGCGACGGTCGATACCGCCGTGAAGGCGATGAAGAAGGGGGCCTACGACTATTTCGTCAAACCGTTCAACCCCGACGACATCTCCCTGACGATCCGGAAGATCGTGGACCATCACAAGCTCGTCCAGGAGAACCTGTTTTTACGGAAAGAGCTCAAGAAGCAGTACAAGCTGAGGGACATGATCAGCAAGAACGAGAAGATGCTGGAGATCTTCGACCTGGCGCGGACCGTCGCGAAGAGCAACTCGACGGTCCTCATCCAGGGCGAAAGCGGAACGGGGAAGGAGCTTCTCGCGCGGGCGATCCACGACGAAAGCCCCAGGATGGACGCGCCGTTCATCTCCGTGTCCTGCGCTTCCCTGACGGAAAGCCTGCTGGAGAGCGAGCTCTTCGGGCACGAAAAGGGGGCCTTCACGGGCGCCACCGTCCTCAGCAGGGGGAAGCTGGAACTCGCCCAGGACGGGACCCTCTTCCTGGACGAGATCGGGGACATCAGCCTGAAGCTGCAGATGGACCTTCTCCGCGTCCTCGAGCAAAGGGAGTTCCGGCGGGTCGGGGGGTCGGAACTGATCCCCATCAACTCGCGGATCCTCGCCGCCACGAACCGGGACCTTGCGGCCGCCATCGCGGAGGACCGCTTCCGGGCCGACCTCTACTATCGCCTGAACGTGATCTCCATCCACATCCCCCCGTTGCGGGAGAGGAGAGAGGACATCCCGCTCCTGGTCGACCACTTCATCGAGAAATTCAACATCGAGATGGGGAAGGAGATCCGCGGGATCAGCGAAGGGGCCGTGAGAATCCTGATGGGAAACGATTGGCCGGGGAACGCGCGGGAGCTCCGGAACGTGATCGAGAGGGCGGTGGTCGTGGCGAAGGGGAACATCGTCACCGAGTCCGACATCACCCTCCCGTCCACCACTTCCGACGCGAATCACCGGACGAAATCGCTCGAGGAGATCGAGAAGGCGCACATCCGGGTGGTCCTGAACGAGAACCAGTGGAACATCGTGCGGTCCGCTCATGCGCTCGGGATCGACCGGGTCACCCTCTACAACAAGATCAAGAAATTCAACCTGAAGAAGGAAGTGGTACCGCCAAAAGGGTGATGAAAAACTCGACAGACTGTTGATTTTCGCAACCGCATAATCCGTAGGAAATTCAACATGTAATCTTCCTCCCTCCTGAAGGTGTAGAGAATCTCTGCAATTCGCCGCTTTCCGGGCCTCCCACCTCCCCGGGAGCTTCCAGCCGATTATCTCCTTTATTAACAGTTCGTTACTCTCCGCCTGCTGGGCCTGGAACGCGATTGGCATGTCTGATGCTGTAGATATAGTCGCGGGGAGGGCCCCGCGGAAGGAGGTGGGAACGATGGGGTACCTGGTGATCGGAATCGCATACATCGTTCTGACGGTGGTCGCCGCGGTGAAACCGCGGGCAGGGCACGCGTGAAGGGTTCCGGGGGAGTCGGGCGGATGAATCGAACCACCAGAGGAAAAGGGGTGCGGAGATGAAAGAGACGAGGTGCCCTTTTCTGGAGACGAAGACCGTGACGTTCTGCAAGGCGTTTCCTTCGAAGATGATCCCGGTGGACCGGATGTCCTCCTCGGGAGGCCTCTGCAACTCCTGCGACTTCGAGGAGTGCTCCCTGTACAGCGAGGTCCGGGGTGGCGGCATGGGGATGGAGCACGTCCGCGGATTCCATCTCAAGTCCGGGTACTACTACCACCCCAAGCACCTGTGGGTCGCCCCGTACGACGGAGGAGAATGCGAGGCCCGGGTGGGGATCGACGACTTTTCGGCCCGCCTGATCGGCAGGGTCGACCGCGCATCGGTGCCCGCCGTCGGCGTGGCGGTGAAAGAGAACCACGTCTGTTTCCTCCTCCACTCCGGGCATCGGACCGTCCACCTGGTCGCACCCGCCGACGGGGTCGTCAAGGCCGTCAACCCGAAGGTGTCCGCGGACCCCTCCATCCTCAACGACGATCCGTACGCCGACGGGTGGATCTTCTCCATGCAGCTGAAGGGGGACGCGGTGAAGGGGTTGTACCACGAGAACGTCGCCCGGAAGTGGTACGAGAGCGAGGTCGAACGGCTGCAGCGGGTGTTCTCTTCCGATCTGGGGATGCTGGCGACGGACGGTGGGGAGGCGCTCACGGATATCAGCAGCCGGTTGAACGATGCGCAATGGGGAAAGATCGTCAGTCAATTTCTGGGGTAAGAGCAGGAGGTGTGCCATGGTAGCCCTTCTCGTCGTACTCACGGTTCTGGGATGCATCGCGGTCGATCTGGCCATCAAGCGGAAGGAGAAGGCGGCGGCGGAAGCCCGGCTGGTCCGGGAGCCGGCCGCGCTGTTCCCGACCCTGACGGCGCAGGAGTTGCCCGGCACCCTGTTCGTCCACGGCGGCCACACCTGGGCGAAGCTCGATCCCTCGGGCGCCGTGCAGGTGGGGCTGGACGGCTTCGCGCAGGGGATCCTCGGCAGGGTCGACCGGTTCGAGCTTCCCCCCGACGGTGCGACGGTTCGCCAGGGCGAGCCGGCGTTCGCCGCCCTCCAGGGGGGGAAGCGGATCGAGTTCGTCTCCCCCGTCGACGGCGTGGTCTGCGCGGTGAACGAGCGGATCAACGTCGACCCGGCGGCGGCGCGGAAGGAGCCCTACGAGAAGGGATGGGCGTTCATGCTCCGGCCGTCCAACCTCTCGCGGGACCTGAAGAAGCTGCGGATCGGCTCGGAAGCCGCGGCGTGGCTGGAAAGGGAAGCCCGCAGCTTCGCCGAGTTCCTGTTCCTGCACCGGGCGGTGCCCGCGGAAGTGGGGGCCACCCTGCCGGACGGCGGGATCCATGTCGAAGGGGTCATGGAGACGATGGACGGAGAGATCCTGCAGATCGCGATCCGGAAATATTTCCGCTGACGGCGGATACCACGGGAGGAAAGTGAGATGGCCATCAACAGACGGAACTTCCTGAAGGTCGCGGGGGCGGCCGGCGGCATCCTGCTCGCGGGGGGAGCCAGGTCGGCGCGGACCGCACAGACCCCGCAGACCCCGCAGACCCCGGAAGGAAGCGTTGAGTTCTACGGGCTCCTCATCGACACGACCAAGTGCATCGGCTGCCGCGCCTGCGAGGAGGCGTGCAACGCGCAGAACAGCCTGCCCAAGCCGGACGTTTCCTTCTCCAGCGAAGCCGTGTTCGAGAAGAAACGGGAAACGACCCCGGACGCCTACATCGTCGTGAACCGGTTCCCGAACGAGAAGAGCCCGGAGAAGCCGGTCTTCGTCCGGAGACAGTGCATGCATTGCACCGAGCCTTCCTGCGCCTCGGCCTGCCTTTGCAAGGCGATGGAGAAGATGCCCGAAGGACCGACCGTCTACCACAAGGATCGCTGCATGGGATGCCGGTATTGCATGATTTCCTGCCCCTTCGACATCCCGAAGTTCGAATACGACAGCGCTTCGCCGTTCGTGAAGAAGTGCATCGGGTGCCCCGACCGCGTGGCGAAGGGGGAACAGACCGCGTGCGCGGAAGCGTGTCCCGAGGGTGCGACCCTGTTCGGCAAGCGGAGGGACCTGATCGAGGAGGCCAAGAAAAGGATCTACCAGAGCCCGGACCGGTACTACCCGCACATCTACGGCGAACACGAGGTCGGGGGAACGGGCTACATGTACCTCTCCGCCGTCCCGTTCGAGAAGATCGCCTTCCGGACCGACCTGGGGACGAAGCATTACCCGGAACTGACTTCCGGGTTCCTGTCCGCCGTGCCTCTCGTGGACATCCTCTGGCCGGCGGTCCTGTTCGGCTTCAACTACCTCATTTCCGACAAAGAGGAAGAGGGCGGGAAGGAGAGCGATCATGAAGAGTAACGTCACGCCGATGCCCATCCCCGGCCAGGCGGCCGCCCCGGACACGGGGACCCTGAAGGGGTTCCTGCGGTTCCTCTGGCAGGAGCTGAAGCCCAGGGGGAAGCTCCTGACGCCGTTCAACGTCATCACCGGGCTCCTCATCCTGGGCGGGATCGTCATCATCGCCATCCGTCTCGTCAAGGGGCTGGGCGCCGTGA contains the following coding sequences:
- a CDS encoding HD domain-containing protein, whose amino-acid sequence is MTRDTLFHVVSDLALAIQGASAYPENHPRVQELLVRLHHRVQAEASLLRGLNIGFFHDHIVVDEFPFVEPNPAFTRLIERMRGKGIEKILISEGITYGEMKRFVYFLAEGSGSPSEQLWESIVYGRIEGAESAGGASLELTPGSTTPFILAGATEVLKEVLVSIATQRKRSRVEEGRDIVSSIMKGLRQEGMLIDRLIRLQGHDDYTVTHSLNVCILVVAQASRIGLPENRVREAGLSAMLHDIGKETTPSDILTKPGRLESGEFDLMKGHPVAGAKLLRKIDCGTELPMIVAFEHHVKYDRTGYPKVRTQEPLHVASHMTQIADVYDALRSHRPYRPSMELERTLSIMREGRGTEFEPRLFDSFVATLS
- a CDS encoding ATP-binding protein, whose translation is MKWHKSIAMKIILSVVGMILIVNGALAYLFLGIQGENLNHSILRTASQLSETIKKSIQNDMLENRKEAAYKIMETIGRQEGIEKVRVYSSEGKILFSSDNTGEVGRMVDQKAEACFGCHSEARPLERLATSERSRIFLSENGKDSRGGNHRVLGIINPMYNDSGCSSAACHAHPTSQKVLGVIDVTMDLSEVDSQMAWARRQVLIVSVVSVFAIFIIVAFILFHFIERPIKELVLGTKRISGGDLNHFIGVTTNDEMGHLATSFNQMTMNLQSAHKEIQEGIRNLEHKVEERTRELKATQSQLLHSEKLAAVGALAATVAHEINNPLTGVYTYIRLMERKIDQGQSGAEDIAKYKGYLDTMRREVERTTAIVQNLLDFTRPKDPLRKPMDLVKVMEESLALIANKLSITNIEVVKILNPLPAIQADPAHMKQVFLNLLINACEAMEEGGTLTIRSDHHPDTNTVTMSVRDTGVGIEEKDRARIFDPFFSTKKKGTGLGLSVVNGIVTRHSGKVEIDSAPGKGTDFRVTLPVG
- a CDS encoding archaemetzincin family Zn-dependent metalloprotease, with protein sequence MGDCLMATVRTMPSIPVPVESFEARRNQYYSTKILKEMLGNVPQDALKLLGVTDKDLCIPILTYVFGEAQVGGTAAVVSLARLRQEHYGLAPDRPLLLERLRKECLHELGHTFGLVHCPLRECVMHLSNTVVDVDTRGGDFCTGCQTVVASNTATERRG
- a CDS encoding sigma-54 dependent transcriptional regulator, producing the protein MEKKVNIMVVDDEEIVRASLTGWLEEDGYHVEAVESGKKALERLPERNWDLMLVDLKMPGMDGIQLMDEVHKTSPEMLVIIMTAYATVDTAVKAMKKGAYDYFVKPFNPDDISLTIRKIVDHHKLVQENLFLRKELKKQYKLRDMISKNEKMLEIFDLARTVAKSNSTVLIQGESGTGKELLARAIHDESPRMDAPFISVSCASLTESLLESELFGHEKGAFTGATVLSRGKLELAQDGTLFLDEIGDISLKLQMDLLRVLEQREFRRVGGSELIPINSRILAATNRDLAAAIAEDRFRADLYYRLNVISIHIPPLRERREDIPLLVDHFIEKFNIEMGKEIRGISEGAVRILMGNDWPGNARELRNVIERAVVVAKGNIVTESDITLPSTTSDANHRTKSLEEIEKAHIRVVLNENQWNIVRSAHALGIDRVTLYNKIKKFNLKKEVVPPKG
- a CDS encoding glycine cleavage system protein H, whose protein sequence is MKETRCPFLETKTVTFCKAFPSKMIPVDRMSSSGGLCNSCDFEECSLYSEVRGGGMGMEHVRGFHLKSGYYYHPKHLWVAPYDGGECEARVGIDDFSARLIGRVDRASVPAVGVAVKENHVCFLLHSGHRTVHLVAPADGVVKAVNPKVSADPSILNDDPYADGWIFSMQLKGDAVKGLYHENVARKWYESEVERLQRVFSSDLGMLATDGGEALTDISSRLNDAQWGKIVSQFLG
- a CDS encoding 4Fe-4S dicluster domain-containing protein; translation: MAINRRNFLKVAGAAGGILLAGGARSARTAQTPQTPQTPEGSVEFYGLLIDTTKCIGCRACEEACNAQNSLPKPDVSFSSEAVFEKKRETTPDAYIVVNRFPNEKSPEKPVFVRRQCMHCTEPSCASACLCKAMEKMPEGPTVYHKDRCMGCRYCMISCPFDIPKFEYDSASPFVKKCIGCPDRVAKGEQTACAEACPEGATLFGKRRDLIEEAKKRIYQSPDRYYPHIYGEHEVGGTGYMYLSAVPFEKIAFRTDLGTKHYPELTSGFLSAVPLVDILWPAVLFGFNYLISDKEEEGGKESDHEE